From one Lycium barbarum isolate Lr01 chromosome 6, ASM1917538v2, whole genome shotgun sequence genomic stretch:
- the LOC132600189 gene encoding 2-oxoglutarate-dependent dioxygenase 19-like isoform X1: protein MACENKMKSVKVVAELPNLKAVPSNYSVDHHHNSSPAIDSIDDSLPVVDFSLLSSEDPHQHSKAIQDLGRACEQWGFFMVVNHGIAESLMKELIGVANEFFLMPEEDKWRYKGQQVFDPIKYGTSFNYTSKETTFYWRDYLKLSVHPDFHSPHQPKNFRELIWEYCEKCRKVTKMLLSGISESLGLEEELMRKSLDLDSGFEVFVANYYPACPQPELVMGLPPHSDFGLLTLLIQNEVGGLQIQQNGKWININPIPNSILVNTADHLEIFTNGKYKSVLHRAVVKKVPRISIGIANCPAMNATVRPAASPLIQNERLPPLYLPMKYSEYVEKQQTKPLDGKSSLDQIKIKLKQT, encoded by the exons ATGGCTTGtgaaaacaaaatgaaaagcGTGAAAGTAGTAGCTGAGTTGCCCAATCTCAAAGCAGTGCCTTCTAATTACTCTGTCGATCACCATCATAACTCATCACCAGCCATAGACAGTATTGATGATTCATTACCCGTCGTTGATTTTTCCCTCCTTTCCTCAGAAGATCCTCATCAACACTCCAAAGCCATTCAGGACCTTGGAAGAGCTTGTGAACAATGGGGATTTTTCATG GTGGTGAACCATGGAATAGCAGAAAGTTTGATGAAGGAGTTGATTGGCGTGGCAAATGAGTTCTTCTTGATGCCAGAGGAGGACAAGTGGCGCTACAAAGGCCAACAAGTGTTTGATCCCATAAAGTATGGCACCAGCTTTAATTATACTTCAAAGGAGACAACATTTTACTGGAGAGACTACCTTAAACTCTCTGTTCATCCTGACTTTCACTCCCCTCACCAACCCAAGAATTTCAG AGAACTTATATGGGAGTATTGTGAGAAGTGCAGAAAAGTGACAAAAATGTTACTCTCAGGAATATCAGAAAGCTTAGGATTGGAAGAAGAGTTGATGAGAAAATCCCTGGATCTGGACTCGGGTTTCGAGGTATTTGTTGCAAATTACTATCCAGCATGTCCACAGCCCGAACTTGTAATGGGCCTTCCACCCCATTCAGATTTTGGGCTTTTGACTTTACTCATTCAAAACGAAGTTGGAGGATTACAAATACAACAAAATGGAAAATGGATCAACATCAATCCCATTCCCAACTCTATTTTGGTTAACACTGCCGATCACCTCGAG ATATTTACCAATGGGAAATACAAGAGCGTTTTGCACAGAGCAGTAGTGAAAAAGGTGCCAAGGATATCAATAGGCATTGCTAATTGCCCAGCTATGAATGCCACAGTGAGACCAGCTGCTTCACCTTTGATCCAAAATGAAAGGTTGCCACCACTCTATCTTCCCATGAAATACAGTGAATATGTGGAGAAGCAACAAACTAAGCCACTAGACGGAAAGTCCAGCTTGGATCAAATCAAGATTAAATTAAAACAAACCTGA
- the LOC132598822 gene encoding LOW QUALITY PROTEIN: 2-oxoglutarate-dependent dioxygenase 19-like (The sequence of the model RefSeq protein was modified relative to this genomic sequence to represent the inferred CDS: inserted 2 bases in 1 codon) → MENIVQPANIKQLSEFPLIPSNYVHSSYNNNSSATDPDVVSNSIPIVDFSLLTSLDPHQRSTAIHQLGKACQDWGFFMVVNHGIPEKLMKAVIDCTHEFFNLPEEEKQEFAGKHVLDPIRYGTSFNASKEIVFFWRDYLKVFVHPHFHSPTKPQGYRDITSEYTQKIREVARKLLAGISESLWLEESFLDRALDLESGLQIFVGNYYPGCPQPELTMGLPAHSDHGLLTILIDNQVEGLQLQHQGKWLHVKALPNSLLVNTGDHLEIFSNGKYKSNVHRAVVNNKETRISIVTPHGPSLETVVSPASPLVDKEPAAYIPMXRDYLELQQSNILEGKSSLERVKIPNN, encoded by the exons ATGGAGAACATAGTTCAACCAGCCAATATCAAACAACTTTCTGAATTTCCTTTAATTCCTTCTAATTATGTTCACTCTTCTTATAACAACAATTCCTCTGCCACTGACCCTGACGTTGTTTCAAACTCAATCCCCATCGTTGATTTTTCTCTACTCACTTCCCTTGATCCTCATCAACGCTCCACAGCCATCCACCAACTCGGCAAAGCATGCCAAGATTGGGGCTTCTTCATG GTAGTGAACCATGGCATACCAGAAAAATTGATGAAGGCAGTGATTGATTGCACTCATGAATTTTTCAACTTGCCTGAGGAAGAAAAACAGGAGTTTGCTGGGAAGCATGTGTTGGATCCAATAAGATATGGGACTAGCTTTAATGCTTCTAAAGAAATTGTCTTCTTCTGGAGAGACTATCTCAAGGTCTTTGTTCATCCTCATTTTCACTCCCCTACCAAACCCCAAGGCTACAG GGATATTACATCGGAGTATACTCAGAAAATCCGGGAAGTGGCAAGAAAGTTACTAGCAGGTATATCTGAAAGTTTATGGCTTGAAGAAAGTTTCCTGGACAGAGCACTAGATTTGGAATCAGGCCTTCAAATATTTGTTGGAAATTACTATCCAGGTTGCCCTCAACCTGAACTTACAATGGGGTTGCCAGCCCATTCAGATCATGGCCTTTTAACCATTCTCATCGATAACCAAGTTGAAGGTCTCCAACTTCAGCATCAAGGCAAATGGCTTCATGTTAAAGCCCTTCCCAACTCTCTCTTGGTTAACACCGGCGACCATCTTGAG ATATTCAGTAATGggaagtacaagagcaatgtacATAGAGCAGTGGTGAACAACAAAGAAACAAGGATATCAATAGTTACACCCCATGGTCCATCACTGGAAACAGTTGTGAGCCCAGCTTCCCCACTGGTAGATAAAGAACCAGCAGCTTATATTCCAAT CAGGGATTACTTGGAGCTCCAACAGAGCAACATACTTGAGGGGAAGTCCTCTTTGGAAAGAGTCAAGATTCCAAATAATTGA
- the LOC132600189 gene encoding 2-oxoglutarate-dependent dioxygenase 19-like isoform X2, which translates to MACENKMKSVKVVAELPNLKAVPSNYSVDHHHNSSPAIDSIDDSLPVVDFSLLSSEDPHQHSKAIQDLGRACEQWGFFMVVNHGIAESLMKELIGVANEFFLMPEEDKWRYKGQQVFDPIKYGTSFNYTSKETTFYWRDYLKLSVHPDFHSPHQPKNFRELIWEYCEKCRKVTKMLLSGISESLGLEEELMRKSLDLDSGFEIFTNGKYKSVLHRAVVKKVPRISIGIANCPAMNATVRPAASPLIQNERLPPLYLPMKYSEYVEKQQTKPLDGKSSLDQIKIKLKQT; encoded by the exons ATGGCTTGtgaaaacaaaatgaaaagcGTGAAAGTAGTAGCTGAGTTGCCCAATCTCAAAGCAGTGCCTTCTAATTACTCTGTCGATCACCATCATAACTCATCACCAGCCATAGACAGTATTGATGATTCATTACCCGTCGTTGATTTTTCCCTCCTTTCCTCAGAAGATCCTCATCAACACTCCAAAGCCATTCAGGACCTTGGAAGAGCTTGTGAACAATGGGGATTTTTCATG GTGGTGAACCATGGAATAGCAGAAAGTTTGATGAAGGAGTTGATTGGCGTGGCAAATGAGTTCTTCTTGATGCCAGAGGAGGACAAGTGGCGCTACAAAGGCCAACAAGTGTTTGATCCCATAAAGTATGGCACCAGCTTTAATTATACTTCAAAGGAGACAACATTTTACTGGAGAGACTACCTTAAACTCTCTGTTCATCCTGACTTTCACTCCCCTCACCAACCCAAGAATTTCAG AGAACTTATATGGGAGTATTGTGAGAAGTGCAGAAAAGTGACAAAAATGTTACTCTCAGGAATATCAGAAAGCTTAGGATTGGAAGAAGAGTTGATGAGAAAATCCCTGGATCTGGACTCGGGTTTCGAG ATATTTACCAATGGGAAATACAAGAGCGTTTTGCACAGAGCAGTAGTGAAAAAGGTGCCAAGGATATCAATAGGCATTGCTAATTGCCCAGCTATGAATGCCACAGTGAGACCAGCTGCTTCACCTTTGATCCAAAATGAAAGGTTGCCACCACTCTATCTTCCCATGAAATACAGTGAATATGTGGAGAAGCAACAAACTAAGCCACTAGACGGAAAGTCCAGCTTGGATCAAATCAAGATTAAATTAAAACAAACCTGA